The following are from one region of the Quercus robur chromosome 1, dhQueRobu3.1, whole genome shotgun sequence genome:
- the LOC126720925 gene encoding uncharacterized protein At1g08160-like encodes MQNPSRPAPAVGYPPANGYPPLQPGAAYPYNAPYYPNQPYAPPYNNQPYRASSSRAFVRTFLIAMIVVFISMGVIIFILWLVLRPRLPEFRIDSLSLTNFSTSNTSVSGNWNARFSAYNPNKKLSIYYDAVDSMLFCRTEFVAETRIPPFKQSKRNQTFVDASFAARDAYVERRALGNINADRTRGTLYFNVKLLARAEFKTGGWRARNKIVRVWCQSLPVSISSSNTSASGSGKLGAPKDCQVGL; translated from the coding sequence ATGCAAAACCCTTCGAGACCAGCGCCGGCGGTGGGCTACCCACCCGCAAACGGTTACCCTCCGCTGCAACCCGGCGCCGCTTACCCTTACAACGCGCCTTACTACCCGAACCAACCCTACGCGCCGCCGTACAACAACCAGCCCTACCGCGCGTCGTCGTCACGCGCCTTCGTGCGCACCTTCCTCATAGCGATGATCGTCGTCTTCATATCCATGGGCGTGATCATCTTCATCCTCTGGCTCGTCCTCCGCCCTCGCCTCCCTGAGTTCCGAATCGACTCGCTCTCCCTCACCAACTTCTCCACCTCCAACACCTCCGTCTCCGGCAACTGGAACGCCCGGTTCTCCGCCTACAACCCTAACAAGAAGCTCTCCATCTACTACGACGCCGTTGACTCCATGCTCTTCTGCAGGACCGAGTTCGTCGCCGAGACCCGAATCCCTCCCTTCAAACAGTCCAAGCGGAACCAAACCTTCGTCGACGCTTCCTTCGCTGCCAGAGACGCCTACGTGGAAAGAAGGGCGCTCGGCAACATCAACGCGGACAGGACACGTGGCACGCTCTATTTCAACGTGAAGCTTCTGGCTAGGGCTGAATTCAAAACTGGTGGTTGGAGAGCGAGGAATAAGATTGTTAGGGTTTGGTGTCAATCTTTGCCTGtttctatctcttcctcaaatACCAGTGCCTCCGGGTCAGGGAAGCTCGGGGCACCAAAGGATTGCCAGGTTGGTCTGTGA